AGGAGAAAGAGCTGACCACGGAGCAGTGGATTGAGGTCTTTCGTCAGGCGCGCGCCATGGGCAGCGTGCAGATCGGCTTTTCCGGCGGCGAGCCGCTGGTGCGCAAAGATCTGCCTGAGCTGATCGCCGCCGCGCGCGGCCTCGGTTTTTATACCAACCTGATCACCTCCGGTATCGGGCTGACCGAGAAAAAGCTGCAGACCTTCGCTGACGCCGGGCTGGATCATATTCAGATCAGCTTCCAGGCGAGTGACGAGACGCTGAACGCCGCGCTGGCCGGTTCGGAAAAAGCGTTCCGGCAGAAGCTGGAGATGGCGCGGGCGGTAAAGGCGCACGGCTATCCGATGGTGCTGAATTTCGTGCTGCATCGCCACAACATCGATCAGATCGACCGCATTATCGAACTCTGCATTGAGCTGGAGGCGGACGACGTCGAGCTGGCGACCTGCCAGTTCTACGGCTGGGCGCAGCTGAACCGCGAAGGGCTGCTGCCAACGCGCGATCAAATCGCGCGCGCGGAAGCAGTGGTGAAGCAGTATCGCGAGCGCATGAAGGCGGACGGTAGCCTGACCAACCTGCTGTTCGTCACGCCTGATTACTATGAAGAGCGCCCGAAAGGCTGCATGGGCGGCTGGGGGGCAATTTTCCTCAGCGTGACGCCGGAAGGCACCGCGTTGCCATGCCACAGCGCGCGCCAGCTACCGGTGCAGTTCCCGTCGGTGCTGGAGCAGAGTCTGGAGCATATCTGGTACGACTCTTTCGGCTTCAACCGCTATCGCGGCTTTGACTGGATGCCGGAGCCGTGCCGCTCTTGCGATGAGAAAGAGAAAGATTTCGGCGGCTGCCGCTGTCAGGCCTTTATGCTGACCGGCAACGCTGACAATGCCGATCCGGTCTGCGCTAAATCACCGCACCACGATAAAATTCTCGCGGCGCGCGAACAGGCGAACTGCACGCAGATGCAGATCGGGCAGCTGCAGTTCCGTAACCGCGTTAACTCTCAGCTGATCTTCAAGGCGAACGCATAATGACGCAGGCGGCCTCGTTACGGCTGGATAATGGCCTGACGGTGCTGTTGCGGCACGATCCGCAGGCGACAGAGGCCGCCGCGCTGATCCAGGTCGCCAGCGGCAGCGACGACGAGCCCGCACGCTGGCCCGGGCTGGCGCACCTGCTGGAGCATATGCTGTTTACCGGCAGCCGCGCGTTTGACGGCGCGCAGCGGCTGATGAGCTGGGTTCCGGCGCAGGGCGGCCGCCTTAACGCCACCACGCACGCCGATCGCACCGCTTTTTTCTTCAGCCTGGCGCCCGCCGGTCTGGAGCCGGGGCTGGCGCGGCTGAGCGATATGCTGACACATCCGCTGTTGGCGCCTGAGGCGCTAAGGCAGGAGACGGCGGTGATCGACGCCGAATATCGCCTGCTGCGCGCGGATGCGCAGACCCTCGGCGATGTCGCGCAACGCAGCCTGTTCAGCGGCCCACCGGCCATGCACCGTTTTCACGTCGGCGATGGCGCATGCTTTGGTACTGACCTCCCGGCGCTGCGCCAGGCGCTATGTACCTTCCATCAACAGCACTATCATGCCGCGGCGATGACGCTCTGGCTGCTGGGACCGCAGCCGCTGGACGCGCTGGCGCAGCTGGCCCGGCGCTACGGCGCGCAGCTGCCGGCGGCGCGAGCGCGGCTGTCGCTGGAGTCGGCCCGCCTGCGCGCGCTGGGCGACGCAACGGTGCGTATCGCTGGCGCGACGCAGCTGCGATTAACCTTCGGTCTTAACGACTGGCGCGAGCCAGACGCGAACGCCTGCGCGCTGCTGCAGCAACTGCTGAGCGATGAGGCAGAGGGCGGCCTGCTGGCGCAGCTGCGCGCGCAGGCGAGCTGTGACGGCATCAGCCTGCAGATGGGCTGGCGCGGCGGCGGCGCGGCCCTGCTCGCCGTCTGCGTTGAGACCGCCGATGCCTCGCCTGAACGGGCGGCGCAGCTGGAGGCGGCGCTGCGGCAGTGGCTGGCCCGTATCGCAGAACTGACGGACCCGCAGCTGACGCACTACGCCGCGCTGGCATGCCAGCGTTTCGCCGGTAAAAGCGCGCTCGACCGGCTGCGCGACGAGGCGTTCGGCTTTACGCCGTCGCCGCAAACGGAGACCGCCCCGTGGCGCGACTTTCTGGCGCGGCTGCAGGCTGCTGAAATGAGCCGCCTGTGGCTGGATGAGAAGGCTGAAGGCGATAAGCAGACCTCGGCGGGGTTCGATTTTATCGCCGCTCCCTTTACGCCCGCGCCGTACAACGCGCCGCCGTTGCGCTTTAGTTTCTGGCCCTTTGCACCGCTCTGCGCGCCGGAGAGGCTGCCTGCGGCGTCAGCGCCGCTCTGTTATCTTCCCGCCGCCGCGCCGGCGGTATTAACCCTGCGCCCGCGCCTGGAAAAACCGATTCACGATGCGCTGGGATATGCCCTGCAGGCTTCTCTGCGCGCGCTGGCGGCGCGCCTGGCGCACCAGGGCGCGACGCTGCGCGTCGAGCGGGTACAGGGGATCTGGCAGCTGCAGTTGAGTGGCGAAGCGCCGTTGATGCGCGCGGCATTGACGGCGATCGCCGCACGGCTGCGCGCATTTCCCGCCGCTGCGCAGGGCGAACACGCCTGGCAGCGGGAGCTGCAGCAGGCACGCGGCGAGATCCCGGTGCGTCGGCTGCTTAATCAACTGCCGCGCTGGCTCATGGCGGACGCGGTGGTAAAGGCGTTACCTCACTGTGAATGGCAGGCGGGGCTGACGGGCGGCGACGCCGCGCTGTGCGAGGATCTGGCGCGGCTGCTGAGCGAGATGCCGGGGCGGGTAGTCCCCGCG
This DNA window, taken from Mixta gaviniae, encodes the following:
- the pqqE gene encoding pyrroloquinoline quinone biosynthesis protein PqqE — encoded protein: MNRSGSSSVTERKPGVNPPLWLLAELTYRCPLQCPYCSNPLDFAQQEKELTTEQWIEVFRQARAMGSVQIGFSGGEPLVRKDLPELIAAARGLGFYTNLITSGIGLTEKKLQTFADAGLDHIQISFQASDETLNAALAGSEKAFRQKLEMARAVKAHGYPMVLNFVLHRHNIDQIDRIIELCIELEADDVELATCQFYGWAQLNREGLLPTRDQIARAEAVVKQYRERMKADGSLTNLLFVTPDYYEERPKGCMGGWGAIFLSVTPEGTALPCHSARQLPVQFPSVLEQSLEHIWYDSFGFNRYRGFDWMPEPCRSCDEKEKDFGGCRCQAFMLTGNADNADPVCAKSPHHDKILAAREQANCTQMQIGQLQFRNRVNSQLIFKANA
- the pqqF gene encoding pyrroloquinoline quinone biosynthesis protein PqqF — translated: MTQAASLRLDNGLTVLLRHDPQATEAAALIQVASGSDDEPARWPGLAHLLEHMLFTGSRAFDGAQRLMSWVPAQGGRLNATTHADRTAFFFSLAPAGLEPGLARLSDMLTHPLLAPEALRQETAVIDAEYRLLRADAQTLGDVAQRSLFSGPPAMHRFHVGDGACFGTDLPALRQALCTFHQQHYHAAAMTLWLLGPQPLDALAQLARRYGAQLPAARARLSLESARLRALGDATVRIAGATQLRLTFGLNDWREPDANACALLQQLLSDEAEGGLLAQLRAQASCDGISLQMGWRGGGAALLAVCVETADASPERAAQLEAALRQWLARIAELTDPQLTHYAALACQRFAGKSALDRLRDEAFGFTPSPQTETAPWRDFLARLQAAEMSRLWLDEKAEGDKQTSAGFDFIAAPFTPAPYNAPPLRFSFWPFAPLCAPERLPAASAPLCYLPAAAPAVLTLRPRLEKPIHDALGYALQASLRALAARLAHQGATLRVERVQGIWQLQLSGEAPLMRAALTAIAARLRAFPAAAQGEHAWQRELQQARGEIPVRRLLNQLPRWLMADAVVKALPHCEWQAGLTGGDAALCEDLARLLSEMPGRVVPATRWLLHQPVAGAHHPLSQPQGDTALLLFCPLTQPDTEAQLAWRLLALICQPLFFQRLRVERQVGYVASCSFHHTADREGILLALQSPQLSGDALYQHVQRFLCEVAEDIARLTPEELAEKRARLWQQLQPDGDALTRARQTLTFSSLLSPAAQATLQRLDAAALLRWHRVLCDVTHWQRCTLEAAG